Proteins found in one Nostoc sp. NIES-3756 genomic segment:
- a CDS encoding DoxX family protein: protein MSSVINQAYHRKELLRGILAVCLIIVGITHFLRPEQYARIVPPIFPPFTSVYLSGVLEILGGIGLMIPAVSVAAAWGLISLFIGVFPANIYMTLHNIPIDGIPQNQLLYIARLPFQAVLIAWAYWYTRRSEEFGVDDRQ from the coding sequence ATGTCTTCTGTAATTAACCAAGCCTATCATCGTAAAGAATTGCTGCGTGGTATTCTTGCCGTGTGTCTCATCATCGTCGGCATTACCCATTTTCTACGACCAGAACAATATGCGCGAATTGTACCACCAATCTTCCCACCATTCACATCAGTTTACCTGAGCGGTGTATTGGAAATTTTAGGTGGCATTGGCTTAATGATTCCAGCCGTGAGTGTTGCAGCAGCATGGGGATTAATTTCTTTATTTATTGGTGTCTTTCCTGCCAATATATATATGACGCTGCACAATATCCCCATTGATGGCATTCCACAGAACCAATTACTCTACATAGCAAGATTACCATTTCAAGCTGTTTTGATTGCCTGGGCATACTGGTACACTCGCAGATCAGAAGAATTTGGTGTAGACGATAGACAGTAA
- a CDS encoding DUF305 domain-containing protein — MLRPYVKNTLLAFGFVVLTSLTGGMLTACSANSQTQNESLSASAIDGSSQQHHNHSMAMDLGPADANYDLRFIDAMIMHHQGAVNMANVAQQKSKRTEIKKLAADIINAQNQEISQMKQWRTAWYPKAGDQPMAHDATMGHMMPMSSQQQQAMMMSQDLGKADAEFDLRFINAMIPHHEGAVVMAQDALQKSQRQEIKTLAQAIIKAQEGEIKEMKQWRTTWYNK; from the coding sequence ATGCTACGCCCTTATGTAAAAAATACCTTGTTGGCGTTTGGCTTTGTAGTGCTGACATCCCTAACAGGAGGGATGTTGACTGCTTGTTCTGCAAATTCGCAAACTCAAAATGAAAGTTTATCAGCCAGTGCAATTGATGGTAGCAGTCAGCAGCATCACAATCACAGTATGGCAATGGATTTAGGCCCAGCAGATGCTAACTATGATTTGCGTTTCATTGATGCGATGATTATGCACCATCAAGGTGCGGTGAATATGGCAAATGTTGCACAGCAGAAATCAAAACGGACGGAAATTAAGAAATTGGCGGCTGATATTATCAACGCCCAAAACCAGGAAATTTCCCAAATGAAGCAATGGCGCACAGCTTGGTATCCCAAGGCAGGTGATCAGCCAATGGCTCATGATGCCACAATGGGTCATATGATGCCGATGTCATCTCAACAACAGCAAGCTATGATGATGAGCCAGGATTTAGGCAAAGCTGATGCTGAGTTTGATTTACGCTTCATCAACGCCATGATTCCCCATCATGAAGGTGCTGTAGTGATGGCGCAAGATGCTTTACAGAAGTCGCAACGTCAAGAAATTAAGACTTTAGCTCAAGCAATTATTAAAGCCCAGGAGGGGGAAATTAAGGAGATGAAACAGTGGCGTACAACTTGGTATAACAAGTAG
- a CDS encoding Hsp70 family protein — MGKAIGIDLGTTNSVGAFKLAEVEVVTANDNTPPERKLTRSLVAYDQGKLLVGDSAYNQLRADPENVIVSIKRLMGRGFSDPAVKEQQAKVSYKITQPSQGTENSIAVWLGGKEYSPEDISAEILQKVVRNAQAYRQGIGKDEVIDQAVITVPAYFNDQQRYATRTAALKAGLIPLELLPEPTAAAISYGFSPDSEDVKTILVYDFGGGTFDASLITAAGSSFIEQGKAGDLWLGGDDIDSHIINYVKTQVVKEEKIADIDGLIAKMPHYQRLRFNADLKIAVERAKVELSSSLTARISPATPLLDELGIAIPIEVELSRQQFEAMISDLVDRSVQICRLAIQDAGYHMEMVDIVLLVGGSSQIPLVQHRVKQAFGNDKVVLHPRPMYAVAEGAAIVAAGQTDKVTTVSRDYYIRLVDDTYKVINRNDILPVITSHTFKTVADGQRLIHFKFVNPDQVGEKLDGVYKEESIGDMWLGLNHVYPRGTEILVNLELDEKNSDLKMTATLKNDPSERVSCTFSHGSPDEKIYQELEAAIAELNNQDLTQLGVEEALKLAVPIVQSANEIIDSRTNEMRPDIRDRARESLRKFQISMSKESLEAESLAIECDRLMTVCPFLIPQPQQERLQKQSQELKAAIKAYDLSRIEAYSEDTRRELNNLPDEAQLIQASLLAIRQARQIAPTQASAMSDRLYRLLDAMERDSRQEAERLWQELQPDVQLWLNEELPSNIIATGISR; from the coding sequence ATGGGTAAGGCAATAGGGATTGATTTGGGAACAACTAACTCCGTTGGTGCTTTTAAGTTAGCAGAAGTAGAGGTGGTGACGGCTAATGATAACACACCTCCAGAGAGGAAACTCACGCGATCGCTTGTTGCCTATGACCAAGGTAAATTATTAGTGGGAGATTCAGCCTACAACCAATTACGGGCTGACCCGGAAAATGTCATCGTCTCGATTAAACGCTTGATGGGTAGGGGTTTTAGTGACCCCGCAGTTAAGGAACAGCAAGCAAAAGTCAGCTACAAAATTACTCAACCCAGCCAAGGAACTGAAAACAGCATCGCCGTTTGGCTAGGCGGTAAAGAATACAGCCCAGAAGATATTTCCGCCGAAATTCTCCAGAAAGTGGTGCGGAATGCCCAAGCTTACCGTCAAGGAATTGGTAAAGATGAAGTTATCGACCAAGCTGTAATTACTGTCCCAGCTTACTTCAACGACCAACAACGCTATGCCACCCGTACCGCCGCCCTCAAAGCGGGACTCATCCCATTAGAACTGCTACCAGAACCGACGGCTGCGGCTATCTCCTACGGTTTTTCACCTGATAGCGAAGATGTAAAGACGATTTTAGTTTACGACTTTGGCGGTGGTACGTTTGATGCTTCCCTAATTACGGCTGCTGGTAGTTCATTTATTGAACAGGGCAAAGCTGGGGATTTATGGTTAGGTGGGGATGACATAGATTCGCATATTATCAACTATGTCAAAACCCAAGTCGTCAAGGAAGAAAAGATTGCTGATATTGATGGCTTGATTGCCAAAATGCCCCACTATCAACGGTTGAGATTTAATGCTGATCTGAAAATAGCTGTGGAACGTGCCAAGGTGGAATTAAGCAGTTCCCTGACTGCACGTATTAGTCCTGCAACTCCTTTGTTGGATGAATTAGGTATTGCTATCCCCATCGAGGTGGAACTTAGCCGCCAGCAATTCGAGGCGATGATTAGCGATTTGGTAGATCGTTCGGTGCAAATTTGCCGCCTCGCTATCCAAGATGCAGGCTATCACATGGAGATGGTGGATATAGTGCTACTTGTGGGTGGTTCTTCGCAGATTCCCCTAGTACAGCACAGGGTAAAACAAGCTTTTGGTAATGATAAGGTTGTCTTACATCCCCGCCCGATGTATGCAGTGGCTGAGGGTGCAGCGATTGTGGCGGCTGGGCAAACTGATAAAGTCACAACAGTATCGCGTGATTACTATATTAGGTTGGTAGACGATACATATAAGGTGATTAACCGCAATGATATTTTGCCTGTCATCACATCACACACTTTCAAAACTGTGGCTGATGGACAACGGCTAATTCACTTTAAATTTGTTAACCCTGACCAAGTTGGCGAAAAGTTGGATGGGGTATATAAGGAAGAAAGTATCGGAGATATGTGGTTGGGATTAAACCATGTTTATCCAAGAGGAACGGAAATTTTAGTTAATTTAGAATTGGATGAGAAAAATAGCGACCTGAAAATGACGGCAACTCTCAAAAATGATCCTTCGGAAAGGGTGAGTTGTACGTTTTCGCATGGTAGCCCAGACGAGAAGATTTATCAGGAATTAGAAGCAGCGATCGCCGAACTCAACAATCAAGATTTAACCCAACTCGGTGTAGAAGAAGCGTTAAAGTTAGCAGTGCCAATAGTCCAGTCAGCTAACGAGATTATAGACTCCAGAACTAACGAGATGCGTCCTGATATCCGCGATCGCGCTAGGGAAAGTTTGCGGAAATTCCAAATCTCCATGTCTAAGGAATCTTTGGAAGCCGAATCTTTAGCGATAGAATGCGATCGCCTGATGACTGTTTGTCCTTTTCTCATCCCCCAACCACAGCAGGAAAGATTACAAAAACAGAGTCAAGAGTTGAAAGCGGCAATTAAAGCCTATGACTTATCACGAATAGAAGCTTACAGCGAAGACACTAGACGAGAACTCAACAATCTCCCGGATGAAGCCCAACTCATTCAAGCTTCTCTATTAGCTATCCGCCAAGCAAGGCAAATCGCCCCCACCCAAGCTAGCGCCATGTCTGATAGACTCTATCGCTTATTGGATGCGATGGAAAGAGACTCTCGACAAGAAGCTGAACGTTTGTGGCAAGAACTCCAACCAGATGTGCAACTTTGGCTAAATGAAGAATTACCCAGCAATATTATTGCCACAGGAATTAGTCGATGA
- a CDS encoding sucrose synthase: MSELIQAVLDGEEKNDLRAFISELRQQDKNYLLRNDILNVYSEYCSKSNKPETFYKFSNLGKLIYYTQEIIQEDSNFCFIIRPKIASQEVYRITSELAAESMSVQELLDMRDRLVNKSHPNEGDILELDFGPFYDYTPTIRDPKNIGKGVQYLNRYLSSKLFQDAKQWLESLFNFLRLHNYNGIQLLINYQIQSQQQLSKQVKKAINFVSDRPDNEPYDQFRLQLQTMGFEPGWGNTASRVRETLSILDELIDSPDPQTLEAFISRIPMIFRIVLVSAHGWFGQEGVLGRPDTGGQVVYVLDQAKTLEKQLQEDAELAGLGELNVKPKVIILTRLIPNSDGTLCNQRLEKVYGTENAWILRVPLREFNPNMTQNWISRFEFWPYLETFAIDSERELLAEFQGKPDLIVGNYTDGNLVAFLLARRMKVTQCNIAHALEKSKYLFSNLYWQDLEEKYHFSLQFTADLIAMNAANFVISSTYQEIVGTPDSVGQYESYKCFTMPELYHVVNGVELFSPKFNVVPPGVNENAYFPYTRTQDRVESDRARLEEMLFTLEDSSQIFGKLDDPNKRPLFSMARLDRIKNLTGLAECFGQSKDLQEHCNLILVAGKLRVEESGDNEERDEIVKLYQIIEEYNLHGKIRWLGVRLSKNDSGEIYRVIADHQGVFVQPALFEAFGLTILESMISGLPTFATQFGGPLEIIQDRVNGFYINPTHLEETATKIVDFVTKCEQDPNYWHTISKQAIDRVYSTYTWKIHTTKLLSLARIYGFWNFNSKENREDLLRYLESLFYLIYKPRAQQLLEQHKYR; this comes from the coding sequence ATGTCAGAACTAATTCAAGCAGTCTTAGATGGTGAAGAGAAAAATGATTTGCGTGCTTTTATTAGCGAATTGCGTCAGCAAGACAAAAATTATCTGCTGCGAAATGACATCCTGAATGTGTATAGTGAATACTGCTCTAAGTCAAATAAACCAGAAACGTTTTATAAGTTCTCTAATCTAGGTAAACTCATTTACTATACTCAAGAAATAATTCAAGAAGATTCCAACTTTTGCTTCATTATTCGTCCTAAAATTGCTAGTCAAGAAGTGTATCGCATTACTTCAGAACTAGCGGCGGAATCGATGAGTGTGCAGGAATTGTTGGATATGCGCGATCGCTTAGTCAATAAATCCCATCCCAATGAAGGCGACATACTAGAACTGGACTTCGGCCCCTTCTACGACTATACCCCAACCATCCGCGACCCCAAAAATATCGGTAAGGGTGTGCAGTATCTCAACCGCTATTTATCTAGTAAACTTTTTCAAGACGCTAAACAATGGCTGGAAAGTTTATTTAACTTCTTGCGCCTACACAATTACAACGGTATCCAGCTACTAATCAATTATCAAATTCAATCACAGCAACAATTATCCAAGCAAGTGAAAAAAGCGATCAACTTTGTAAGCGATCGCCCCGATAATGAACCCTACGATCAATTCCGCCTGCAATTGCAAACGATGGGTTTTGAACCGGGTTGGGGTAATACAGCTTCCCGTGTGCGCGAAACCTTAAGCATTCTCGATGAGTTGATTGACTCCCCAGACCCCCAAACCCTGGAAGCTTTCATCTCCCGTATTCCGATGATTTTCCGGATTGTCCTCGTATCAGCACACGGCTGGTTTGGACAAGAGGGTGTGCTGGGTCGTCCTGATACTGGTGGTCAGGTGGTATATGTCCTCGACCAAGCCAAGACTTTGGAAAAGCAACTCCAAGAAGATGCAGAGTTAGCTGGTTTAGGTGAGTTAAACGTTAAACCCAAAGTAATTATCCTCACCCGCTTGATTCCTAATAGCGATGGAACCCTGTGTAACCAAAGGTTAGAAAAAGTTTACGGTACAGAGAACGCTTGGATTTTGCGTGTACCTCTGCGGGAGTTCAACCCCAACATGACGCAAAATTGGATCTCTCGATTTGAGTTTTGGCCTTATCTAGAAACTTTCGCCATTGACTCAGAAAGAGAACTTCTGGCAGAATTTCAAGGTAAACCCGACTTAATTGTCGGTAACTACACCGATGGTAACTTAGTGGCGTTCCTGTTAGCGCGACGGATGAAAGTTACCCAATGCAACATCGCCCACGCTTTAGAAAAATCCAAATACTTGTTTAGTAACCTCTACTGGCAAGATTTGGAAGAAAAATATCACTTCTCATTACAATTCACGGCAGATTTAATTGCCATGAATGCTGCTAACTTTGTCATCAGCAGCACCTATCAGGAAATTGTCGGTACACCCGATAGTGTGGGGCAGTATGAATCTTATAAATGCTTCACCATGCCGGAACTGTATCATGTGGTGAACGGAGTTGAATTATTTAGCCCCAAATTTAACGTTGTTCCGCCTGGGGTGAATGAAAATGCCTACTTCCCCTACACCCGGACTCAAGATAGAGTAGAAAGCGATCGCGCTCGTTTGGAAGAAATGTTGTTTACCCTAGAAGACTCTAGCCAAATCTTCGGTAAACTCGATGACCCCAACAAACGCCCTCTATTCTCAATGGCGCGTCTTGACCGGATTAAAAATCTCACTGGTTTAGCAGAATGTTTTGGTCAAAGTAAAGATTTACAAGAACATTGCAACTTAATTTTAGTTGCTGGTAAATTGCGCGTGGAAGAATCAGGCGATAACGAAGAACGGGACGAAATCGTCAAACTCTACCAAATCATCGAAGAATACAATTTACATGGTAAAATTCGTTGGCTTGGTGTCCGCCTCTCAAAAAATGATTCTGGGGAAATTTACCGCGTCATTGCTGACCATCAAGGTGTTTTTGTCCAACCGGCATTATTTGAAGCCTTTGGTTTGACAATTCTGGAGTCAATGATTTCCGGCTTACCAACCTTCGCCACTCAATTTGGTGGGCCATTAGAGATTATTCAAGATAGGGTTAACGGCTTTTATATTAACCCAACCCATTTAGAAGAAACAGCCACCAAAATTGTTGATTTCGTTACTAAATGCGAACAAGATCCCAACTATTGGCATACCATTTCTAAACAGGCGATCGACAGAGTATATAGTACATATACTTGGAAAATCCACACAACCAAGCTGTTATCATTAGCCCGAATTTACGGATTCTGGAATTTTAACTCCAAAGAAAACCGCGAGGATTTATTGCGCTACCTTGAGTCCTTATTCTACTTAATTTACAAACCCAGAGCGCAACAATTACTAGAACAGCATAAATATAGATAG
- a CDS encoding peptidoglycan-binding domain-containing protein — protein sequence MNEIVLLMTGVLATKQPATSIVPKQPAIQLDNGVKKSTQGDSYQLMASAKITPPEFTRLSDISSNIKANYQPEKYKSFLKKTQKVVAKDIYSVAEFNNFQPVRVKFPREPRLIAQQFRSRVLIARRSTRRNLPTLRFGNSGMAVRALQRLLIAKGYAIRVDGNFGALTETAVKAFQDQRNLSVDGVVGPNTWFSLTR from the coding sequence ATGAATGAAATTGTCTTGCTGATGACGGGCGTATTAGCAACAAAACAACCTGCTACGTCCATTGTACCCAAACAGCCTGCAATTCAGCTTGACAATGGCGTGAAAAAATCTACACAGGGTGACTCGTATCAATTAATGGCAAGTGCCAAAATCACGCCACCTGAATTTACGCGGCTTAGTGATATTTCCTCAAATATTAAAGCGAATTATCAACCTGAAAAATACAAATCTTTCTTAAAAAAGACACAGAAAGTTGTAGCAAAAGACATATATAGCGTAGCTGAGTTCAACAATTTTCAACCTGTCAGGGTGAAATTTCCGCGTGAACCACGTCTCATAGCCCAACAGTTTAGAAGCAGGGTGCTGATTGCTAGAAGGTCTACTCGCCGCAATTTACCAACACTACGTTTTGGTAATTCTGGTATGGCTGTCCGCGCTTTGCAAAGATTATTAATAGCTAAAGGCTATGCTATTCGTGTCGATGGTAATTTTGGGGCGCTGACAGAAACTGCTGTCAAAGCGTTTCAAGATCAGCGCAATCTTTCTGTAGATGGTGTAGTCGGCCCCAATACTTGGTTTTCGTTGACAAGATAG
- a CDS encoding LysR family transcriptional regulator has translation MSKTIYMDSYLDLIHRDSLLNSLSLTHLKIFEATARNKSFTRAAAELYTTQPSVSRHVKQLTETIGVPLFEYVDNQIQVTPTGEQLLIIYQEIFESLKKLDTKLFDLKHIEQGQLKISAVNTIRYVIPKFLEALCQLYPDIKIALDFINNEEILSRIRGNVDDFYILAYPPKKEDIKIQPFMDNSLVVVAPSNHHLVNQPYVSLERLSKEKLIMREQGSENRMAVNTLLAEHGIKNQFQLEVNSNNATKQAVLSGLGLAVLSIHTLHPELEQNQISILNVEGFPILQKWQIIYLRNKWLSPVASTFLNYLLQGTISNSNGNF, from the coding sequence GTGTCTAAAACTATTTATATGGACAGTTATCTAGATTTAATTCACAGAGATAGCTTGTTAAATTCACTGAGTTTAACACATTTGAAAATTTTTGAAGCAACCGCACGAAACAAAAGTTTTACTCGTGCTGCCGCAGAGTTGTATACTACTCAGCCTTCTGTGTCGCGTCATGTTAAACAGTTAACTGAAACAATTGGAGTGCCACTTTTTGAATATGTAGATAATCAGATCCAAGTAACGCCAACAGGGGAACAACTTTTAATTATCTACCAGGAAATTTTTGAGTCTTTAAAAAAATTAGACACCAAACTGTTTGATTTGAAACATATAGAACAGGGTCAGTTAAAAATTTCTGCTGTTAATACTATCAGGTATGTCATTCCTAAGTTTTTGGAAGCACTTTGCCAACTTTATCCTGATATCAAAATTGCCTTGGATTTTATTAACAATGAGGAAATTTTGAGTAGAATACGGGGAAATGTGGATGATTTTTATATTCTTGCCTATCCACCGAAAAAAGAAGATATTAAAATCCAACCATTTATGGATAATTCTCTGGTGGTAGTTGCTCCATCAAACCATCATCTGGTTAATCAACCTTATGTTTCCTTAGAACGTTTGTCAAAAGAAAAATTGATTATGCGAGAACAAGGTTCAGAAAATCGTATGGCTGTAAATACCTTGCTTGCTGAACATGGAATAAAAAATCAGTTTCAATTAGAGGTGAATAGCAATAACGCAACTAAACAAGCCGTACTTAGCGGTTTAGGTCTGGCAGTATTATCGATACATACCTTACATCCTGAACTAGAACAAAATCAAATATCTATTTTAAACGTTGAGGGATTCCCCATTCTTCAGAAGTGGCAAATAATTTATCTGAGAAATAAATGGTTATCTCCTGTAGCTAGTACTTTTTTAAACTATTTACTGCAAGGTACTATAAGTAATAGTAATGGTAATTTTTAA
- a CDS encoding beta strand repeat-containing protein yields the protein MDILGTNNNDNLTGTSGDDIIQGLAGNDTLSGLGGNDQLLGGSGSDTLTGGAGNDEFVFETFNTATSAQSVDVVTDFVQGQDKIDLRTVGISDNNTLQLLLNDDSVGNATIAARLNNISSGNYQLKINGLSKTQLLTTDFIFSTAVVNDNITGTNNDDDLFGGLGNDTLQGSGGNDRLFGEQGNDRLLGGAGNDTLYGGAGNDEFVFETFNTATSAQSVDVVTDFVQGQDKIDLRTVGISDNNTLQLLLNDDSVGNATIAARLNNISSGNYQLKINGLSKTQLLTTDFIFSTAVVNDNITGTNNDDDLFGGLGNDTLQGSGGNDRLFGEQGNDRLLGGAGNDTLYGGAGNDEFVFETFNTATSAQSVDVVTDFVQGQDKIDLRTVGISDNNTLQLLLNDDSVGNATIAARLNNISSGNYQLKINGLSKTQLLTTDFIFSTAVVNDNITGTNNDDDLFGGLGNDTLQGSGGNDRLFGEQGNDRLLGGAGNDTLYGGAGNDEFVFETFNTATSAQSVDVVTDFVQGQDKIDLRTVGISDNNTLQLLLNDDSVGNATIAARLNNISSGNYQLKINGLSKTQLQATDFIFSTAVVNDNITGTNNIDDLFGGLGNDTLQGSGGNDRLFGEQGDDRLSGGFGNDTLYGGAGNDIAVYSGNRSEYQITSTNGVFTITDTVANRDGVDILNDIEQVQFVDQTITIGTVLPSITLAVSPSSVTEDGTPNLIYTFTRTGSTANALTINFGVAGTATFNTDYTQSGAASFTTTTGSITFAAGASTAILTINPTADTTDESNETVALTVASGTGYTIGTTTPVTGTITDDDPSGITINLNAGQTIVEGLTSPQNATYTVTLSQASSQTIIVQYATANGTATAGVDYTNTTGTLTFNPGETSKVINIAILNDSINEANETFTLSLSSPTNASLGGTSTVTTTITDTLSTSSTTTLPTNIENLTLTGTAAINGTGNAGNNIITGNSANNTLSGANGNDTYAYVANTALGTDTIVETATGGVDTIDFSGTTVAVQANLGVITSQTVNSNLKLILSANNVIENATGGTGNDRLTGNSLNNILAGGSGNDQLRGLAGNDTLWGGLGDDILTGGTGNDQYLFQASGVFSSSLGVDYISLFDVGQDKIVLSKATFNAITNAVGQALNDFAVVSDNEFVNASSARIVFSQSSGSLFYNQDGSLLGASTVFEFASLGNPDITLSSSDFSLIA from the coding sequence ATGGACATTCTAGGAACCAACAACAACGACAACTTAACAGGGACATCTGGAGACGATATTATTCAGGGATTGGCTGGTAATGACACACTCTCTGGACTAGGTGGTAATGATCAATTATTAGGAGGATCTGGTTCTGATACGCTGACTGGTGGTGCGGGTAATGACGAGTTTGTGTTCGAGACCTTCAACACTGCCACATCGGCCCAGTCGGTAGATGTAGTCACAGATTTCGTACAGGGACAAGACAAAATTGATCTCAGAACTGTGGGCATCAGCGACAACAATACCCTGCAACTACTCCTCAATGATGACTCAGTAGGAAATGCCACCATTGCGGCGCGCCTCAACAACATCTCCAGTGGCAATTACCAACTAAAAATCAATGGACTTAGTAAAACCCAACTGCTAACCACGGATTTCATTTTCAGTACGGCAGTGGTGAATGACAATATCACAGGCACAAACAACGATGATGATTTGTTTGGTGGTTTAGGTAATGACACTCTTCAAGGCAGTGGTGGTAATGACCGTTTGTTTGGTGAACAAGGAAATGACAGATTATTAGGAGGAGCGGGTAATGATACCCTCTACGGTGGTGCGGGTAATGACGAGTTTGTGTTCGAGACCTTCAACACTGCCACATCGGCCCAGTCGGTAGATGTAGTCACAGATTTCGTACAGGGACAAGACAAAATTGATCTCAGAACTGTGGGCATCAGCGACAACAATACCCTGCAACTACTCCTCAATGATGACTCAGTAGGAAATGCCACCATTGCGGCGCGCCTCAACAACATCTCCAGTGGCAATTACCAACTAAAAATCAATGGACTTAGTAAAACCCAACTGCTAACCACGGATTTCATTTTCAGTACGGCAGTGGTGAATGACAATATCACAGGCACAAACAACGATGATGATTTGTTTGGTGGTTTAGGTAATGACACTCTTCAAGGCAGTGGTGGTAATGACCGTTTGTTTGGTGAACAAGGAAATGACAGATTATTAGGAGGAGCGGGTAATGATACCCTCTACGGTGGTGCGGGTAATGACGAGTTTGTGTTCGAGACCTTCAACACTGCCACATCGGCCCAGTCGGTAGATGTAGTCACAGATTTCGTACAGGGACAAGACAAAATTGATCTCAGAACTGTGGGCATCAGCGACAACAATACCCTGCAACTACTCCTCAATGATGACTCAGTAGGAAATGCCACCATTGCGGCGCGCCTCAACAACATCTCCAGTGGCAATTACCAACTAAAAATCAATGGACTTAGTAAAACCCAACTGCTAACCACGGATTTCATTTTCAGTACGGCAGTGGTGAATGACAATATCACAGGCACAAACAACGATGATGATTTGTTTGGTGGTTTAGGTAATGACACTCTTCAAGGCAGTGGTGGTAATGACCGTTTGTTTGGTGAACAAGGAAATGACAGATTATTAGGAGGAGCGGGTAATGATACCCTCTACGGTGGTGCGGGTAATGACGAGTTTGTGTTCGAGACCTTCAACACTGCCACATCGGCCCAGTCGGTAGATGTAGTCACAGATTTCGTACAGGGACAAGACAAAATTGATCTCAGAACTGTGGGCATCAGCGACAACAATACCCTGCAACTACTCCTCAATGATGACTCAGTAGGAAATGCCACCATTGCGGCGCGCCTCAACAACATCTCCAGTGGCAATTACCAACTAAAAATCAATGGACTTAGTAAAACCCAACTGCAAGCCACGGATTTTATTTTCAGTACGGCAGTGGTGAATGACAATATCACAGGCACAAATAACATTGATGATTTGTTTGGTGGTTTAGGTAATGACACTCTTCAAGGCAGTGGTGGTAATGACCGTTTGTTTGGTGAACAAGGGGATGACAGATTATCGGGAGGATTCGGAAATGATACCCTCTACGGTGGTGCGGGTAATGATATCGCTGTTTATTCAGGTAATCGTTCCGAATATCAAATTACAAGTACAAATGGGGTATTCACCATTACCGATACAGTGGCTAATCGTGATGGTGTAGATATATTGAATGACATCGAACAAGTACAATTTGTAGATCAAACTATCACCATCGGCACTGTTTTACCCTCTATTACGCTAGCTGTCTCTCCCAGTAGCGTGACTGAAGACGGTACTCCCAATCTGATTTACACCTTTACTCGCACAGGAAGTACTGCCAACGCCTTAACCATTAACTTTGGAGTTGCTGGCACAGCTACCTTCAACACTGACTACACTCAAAGCGGTGCAGCCAGTTTCACCACTACCACAGGCTCAATTACCTTTGCTGCGGGTGCAAGTACAGCCATCCTAACTATTAACCCCACGGCTGACACCACCGATGAAAGTAATGAAACCGTTGCTTTGACGGTAGCAAGCGGTACAGGTTACACCATCGGCACGACAACACCTGTAACCGGAACCATTACTGATGATGATCCTTCCGGCATCACGATTAATCTTAATGCTGGCCAAACCATAGTTGAAGGCTTAACTAGCCCTCAAAACGCCACCTATACAGTTACTCTGTCCCAAGCTAGTAGCCAAACTATCATTGTGCAATATGCCACTGCTAATGGTACAGCTACAGCAGGAGTAGACTATACCAACACAACTGGAACTCTAACTTTCAATCCAGGGGAAACTAGTAAAGTCATTAATATCGCCATTCTCAATGATTCCATCAATGAAGCAAATGAAACCTTTACACTCAGCCTGAGTTCTCCTACTAATGCCAGCTTAGGGGGTACGAGTACTGTTACTACAACTATCACCGATACTCTCTCAACTTCTTCGACTACCACTCTGCCTACTAACATCGAAAATCTCACTCTTACAGGAACAGCAGCTATTAACGGTACAGGTAATGCCGGAAATAACATCATTACAGGTAATAGTGCCAATAATACTCTCTCTGGTGCAAATGGTAATGATACTTATGCCTACGTAGCCAATACTGCCTTGGGAACTGACACAATTGTTGAAACTGCTACAGGTGGTGTTGATACTATTGACTTCAGTGGTACTACGGTAGCTGTCCAAGCTAACCTGGGTGTGATTACATCACAAACAGTGAATAGCAATCTCAAGCTAATTCTCTCTGCTAACAACGTCATCGAGAATGCTACAGGTGGTACAGGTAATGACCGTCTGACAGGTAATAGCTTAAATAATATCCTTGCTGGTGGTAGTGGAAATGACCAACTGCGAGGGTTAGCGGGAAATGATACCCTCTGGGGTGGACTAGGGGATGATATTTTGACGGGAGGTACTGGTAACGATCAATATTTATTCCAAGCTAGTGGTGTCTTTAGTTCCAGTTTAGGGGTTGATTACATTAGCCTGTTTGATGTGGGACAAGACAAAATTGTGTTGAGTAAAGCTACTTTTAATGCAATCACTAATGCTGTGGGACAAGCTTTAAATGATTTTGCGGTTGTCAGTGATAATGAATTTGTCAACGCTAGTAGTGCGCGTATTGTCTTTAGCCAAAGTAGTGGTAGCTTGTTCTACAACCAGGATGGTAGTCTTTTGGGTGCAAGTACAGTGTTTGAGTTTGCCAGTTTAGGTAATCCTGATATTACTTTAAGTAGTAGCGATTTCAGCTTAATTGCTTAA